One window of Dyadobacter sandarakinus genomic DNA carries:
- the rlmD gene encoding 23S rRNA (uracil(1939)-C(5))-methyltransferase RlmD, whose product MSKSNKYEYVEITDFAAEGKCIYKSEEGVIFVEGNVAPGDIVDLQVLKTKKKLKEAIVTKIHSKSSLRTEPYCLHHPVCGGCRWQHIAYEHQLRFKRQQVVDHFERIGKIKNVAINEIIAAPKTEYYRNKLEFTFSNWRWLTKEQMDSGAEFSKNALGFHVPKRFDKIFTVDHCHLQHDPSNTIRNSLHHFGELKGIPYYDVRFNRGMLRNVIIRTANTGDVMVIVQFGDNNMEQVEEVMQYLHKTHTEITSLNYIINLKGNDSYQDQEVINYAGETFIRETMEDLTFLVGAKSFYQTNSEQAFQLFSVAREYAQLTGNEFVYDLYTGTGTIANFVARRSRKVVGVEYVEAAVQDARRNSELNGITNTEFFAGDMRALMNEQFLQKHGRPDVIITDPPRAGMDVPVVETILKAEPNRIVYVSCNTATQARDLALMSENYEVTKVQPVDMFPNTHHVENVALLVRKE is encoded by the coding sequence ATGTCTAAGAGTAACAAGTATGAATACGTTGAAATTACCGATTTTGCCGCAGAAGGCAAGTGTATTTACAAGTCGGAAGAAGGCGTAATTTTTGTGGAAGGAAATGTTGCTCCGGGGGACATAGTTGATTTACAGGTTCTCAAAACCAAAAAAAAGCTAAAAGAAGCAATCGTTACCAAGATACATTCCAAATCTTCACTCCGGACCGAACCTTACTGCCTGCACCATCCGGTTTGCGGCGGTTGCCGCTGGCAGCACATTGCCTACGAGCATCAGCTCAGGTTCAAGCGGCAGCAGGTGGTGGACCATTTTGAAAGGATCGGTAAGATCAAGAATGTTGCCATAAACGAAATTATAGCAGCTCCTAAAACGGAGTACTACCGCAACAAGCTCGAATTTACTTTTTCCAACTGGCGCTGGCTCACGAAAGAGCAGATGGATTCCGGTGCAGAATTCTCCAAAAATGCACTGGGTTTTCACGTCCCCAAACGTTTTGACAAGATTTTTACGGTCGATCACTGCCATTTACAGCACGATCCGTCAAATACGATCCGTAACTCGCTCCACCATTTCGGCGAACTCAAGGGTATCCCGTACTACGATGTCCGTTTCAACAGGGGTATGCTCCGCAACGTAATTATACGTACCGCAAATACCGGCGATGTGATGGTGATTGTGCAGTTTGGTGACAACAATATGGAGCAGGTAGAAGAGGTAATGCAATACCTGCACAAGACGCATACTGAAATTACATCCCTGAACTACATCATCAATCTGAAAGGCAATGATTCCTACCAGGACCAGGAGGTGATCAACTATGCAGGTGAGACGTTTATACGCGAAACTATGGAGGACCTTACGTTCCTGGTAGGCGCAAAATCATTTTATCAGACCAACTCCGAGCAGGCATTCCAGCTTTTCAGTGTGGCGCGGGAGTATGCCCAGCTCACGGGCAATGAATTTGTATATGATCTGTACACCGGTACCGGCACCATCGCGAACTTTGTTGCGCGGCGATCCAGGAAAGTGGTCGGCGTGGAGTACGTGGAAGCAGCCGTGCAGGATGCGCGCCGCAACTCAGAGCTCAATGGAATTACCAACACCGAGTTTTTTGCGGGAGATATGCGGGCATTGATGAACGAACAGTTTTTACAAAAACACGGCCGTCCCGACGTCATTATTACTGATCCTCCGCGCGCAGGAATGGATGTGCCCGTAGTGGAGACAATCCTGAAAGCGGAGCCCAACCGCATTGTATATGTAAGTTGCAATACGGCTACCCAGGCGCGGGATCTTGCGCTCATGTCGGAAAACTACGAAGTAACGAAGGTGCAGCCGGTTGATATGTTCCCCAACACGCACCACGTCGAAAATGTGGCGCTGCTGGTCAGGAAGGAATAG
- a CDS encoding T9SS type B sorting domain-containing protein — protein MIKRFIPLLLLLLFVVPYAWATHIVGGQLYITQNPGNYYNYNIGLTMYFDALNGNPGAEDQFVNIYVFRKRDNVAIGWLEAPKLERKLVTYANPQCGISTLQTYMITYGSTLRLEPGDFNDPQGYYMVWDRCCRNGTITNIKAPGDAGSLFYLEFPPLVKNGTAFSNSSPVFAPIVGDYACVNSPFFFDFGGKDADGDSLTYTLITPMQGYSDKGNPSAPARGSSGYPRLTWQDGISVANIIPGPKPLSVNKNTGMLSVTPGSVGLYVFAVQVDEYRKGQKIGTLTRDFQLKVVDCPKMEPPKLLFKPAGKATYYNENEIITIKKNDPACFEVIVTDPSVNQLVKVLGSTVGQSRDYFNLLPAEFRTSIANDTLKFQVCLDECFVTYDNRPIHIQLLAEDESCPVPLTDTLNIYIRREGGDNNPPAVTTSLEGNYVHVTAGEPVTFTVYGKDADKDSLALSGRGRDFNMNDRGMVFKAVNGRASIQQTFSWIPPCNARKGDTLIVDFKAEDLRCEGNPLARSAPVYFVVDQSPNTPPAVTTSLTDQEIVYTIGSGEITFDVLAADPDTNVISLGGSGRGFDMAALGMQFAGKTGVRNVTSPYSWSPECSVLQGGAEQVFYIDFVTRDKNCAAATDTTSVKVTVKDNDSQEMPEFPNVITPNGDGKNDCFNFHDLPDDNCSNQFRDVAIFNRWGKQIYYSKDKSKDWCPTNISGGYYYYLIQYTKKSYKGGLTVLR, from the coding sequence ATGATCAAACGGTTCATTCCCCTGCTGCTGCTACTGCTGTTTGTAGTTCCGTATGCATGGGCCACCCACATTGTCGGAGGGCAGCTATACATTACCCAGAATCCCGGAAATTACTACAACTACAACATCGGGCTCACCATGTACTTTGATGCGCTCAATGGTAACCCGGGTGCAGAGGATCAGTTTGTGAACATCTATGTTTTTCGAAAACGCGACAACGTCGCAATTGGTTGGCTGGAAGCCCCAAAATTAGAACGAAAATTGGTCACCTATGCAAATCCGCAATGCGGAATCTCCACTTTGCAGACCTACATGATCACGTACGGGTCGACCCTGCGCCTCGAACCAGGCGATTTCAATGATCCACAGGGTTACTATATGGTTTGGGACCGCTGCTGCCGCAATGGGACCATCACCAACATCAAGGCTCCTGGCGACGCCGGCAGCCTTTTTTACCTGGAATTTCCTCCACTCGTGAAGAATGGAACGGCTTTCTCCAATTCATCGCCCGTCTTCGCACCCATTGTCGGAGACTATGCCTGCGTAAATTCACCCTTTTTCTTTGACTTCGGCGGCAAAGATGCCGACGGCGACAGCCTCACCTACACGCTGATCACGCCCATGCAAGGCTACTCGGATAAAGGTAACCCAAGTGCCCCTGCTCGCGGCTCGTCAGGTTATCCGCGCCTGACCTGGCAGGACGGGATCTCTGTGGCCAATATAATCCCCGGCCCTAAGCCGCTCAGTGTCAATAAAAATACCGGGATGCTGTCTGTGACGCCGGGCAGTGTCGGATTATACGTTTTTGCGGTTCAGGTAGACGAATACCGGAAGGGTCAGAAGATCGGGACACTTACCCGCGACTTCCAGCTTAAAGTAGTGGATTGTCCCAAAATGGAACCACCCAAACTGCTTTTCAAGCCTGCCGGAAAAGCGACCTACTACAACGAAAATGAAATAATAACCATCAAAAAAAACGATCCGGCCTGTTTTGAAGTGATCGTGACGGATCCGTCCGTGAACCAGCTTGTGAAGGTACTCGGGAGTACGGTGGGACAAAGCAGGGATTATTTCAACCTGCTGCCGGCCGAATTCCGCACGTCTATCGCCAATGATACGCTTAAATTTCAGGTATGCCTCGACGAATGCTTTGTTACCTACGACAACCGTCCGATCCACATTCAGCTGCTGGCAGAAGACGAAAGCTGCCCGGTACCGCTCACCGATACACTTAATATCTACATCCGGCGGGAAGGCGGCGACAACAATCCTCCTGCCGTCACGACTTCCCTTGAAGGAAATTATGTGCATGTAACTGCGGGCGAGCCTGTGACTTTTACCGTTTATGGTAAAGATGCCGATAAGGATAGTCTTGCATTGTCCGGCCGCGGGCGGGATTTCAACATGAATGACAGGGGCATGGTGTTCAAGGCCGTGAACGGACGTGCCAGTATTCAGCAGACTTTTTCCTGGATCCCGCCCTGCAATGCACGCAAGGGTGACACGCTGATCGTAGACTTTAAAGCCGAGGATTTAAGGTGTGAGGGCAATCCGCTGGCGCGCTCCGCGCCTGTTTACTTTGTGGTAGACCAGTCGCCCAATACCCCGCCGGCAGTTACTACCTCGCTCACCGACCAGGAAATTGTCTATACCATCGGCTCCGGGGAAATCACGTTTGATGTACTTGCCGCAGATCCCGACACCAATGTAATCAGCCTTGGCGGGTCCGGGCGTGGGTTTGATATGGCCGCGCTGGGGATGCAGTTTGCGGGCAAAACCGGCGTCCGCAATGTTACCTCCCCCTACTCCTGGTCGCCCGAATGTTCTGTACTGCAGGGCGGGGCCGAGCAGGTATTTTACATTGATTTTGTAACCCGTGACAAGAACTGTGCAGCAGCTACTGACACAACATCCGTAAAGGTGACTGTCAAAGACAACGACTCCCAGGAAATGCCCGAGTTCCCCAATGTGATCACCCCGAATGGGGACGGCAAAAATGACTGCTTTAATTTCCACGATCTCCCTGATGACAACTGCTCGAACCAGTTCAGGGACGTGGCGATTTTTAACCGCTGGGGAAAACAGATTTACTACTCAAAAGACAAATCAAAAGACTGGTGCCCCACAAACATTTCCGGCGGGTACTATTACTATCTCATTCAATACACAAAAAAGTCCTACAAAGGCGGACTTACCGTGCTCAGGTGA
- a CDS encoding porin → MKFRITCLLIFFSLFFHGKLFAQRFLMDLVDTTNQMGKGMLSIYERYNRVRISGYIQPQFQLISAKGAETYAGGNFSAMVNNRFMLRRGRLRVDYAHLNKNNDPTSYFVFQFDGTERGVAIRDFWGRIYENKFKIFALTTGMFARPFGHEVNLSSANRESPERGRMSQILMRSERDIGLMGTITSRQNQLWTQRLKLDIGVFNGQGLSGPVDYDSHKDVIGRLSIKPGKVAKAGGMNISAAVSGYWGGITSQGNVLYRTRANRGEYTMQRDSSVSNLGKTAPRRYAGADVQISFPNRKGETEFRAEYIRGRQTATLNSSETPGTYPGSGNVKDPLYIRNFDGGYFYFLQNLGSKDHLFVLKYDWYDPNTRVKGRQLNATDGFTRADLRYDTVGMGYVYTANESLKFLFYYDFVRNEKTALQGYEGDAPDDVFTCRVQYNF, encoded by the coding sequence ATGAAATTCCGCATTACCTGCCTGCTGATTTTCTTCAGCTTGTTCTTCCATGGAAAACTCTTTGCACAGCGCTTTCTGATGGACCTTGTTGATACCACCAATCAAATGGGAAAAGGAATGCTGTCGATCTATGAACGGTACAACCGCGTCCGGATCAGCGGGTACATTCAGCCGCAGTTTCAGCTCATCAGTGCCAAGGGCGCGGAGACCTACGCAGGTGGAAATTTTTCAGCAATGGTCAATAACCGCTTCATGCTGCGCCGCGGCCGGCTCCGGGTTGACTATGCACATTTAAACAAAAACAACGACCCGACAAGCTACTTTGTGTTTCAGTTTGACGGTACCGAGCGGGGCGTGGCGATCCGTGATTTCTGGGGCCGCATTTATGAAAACAAGTTCAAGATCTTCGCCCTGACCACAGGAATGTTTGCCCGCCCCTTCGGGCATGAGGTAAACCTTTCGTCGGCCAACCGGGAGTCGCCCGAACGTGGCCGCATGTCGCAGATCCTCATGCGCAGCGAACGGGACATTGGTTTGATGGGCACTATTACCAGCCGCCAGAACCAGCTGTGGACCCAGCGACTGAAACTGGATATCGGTGTATTTAACGGCCAGGGTTTGTCGGGACCGGTGGATTACGACAGCCACAAAGACGTGATCGGAAGGCTGAGCATCAAGCCGGGCAAGGTTGCCAAAGCGGGCGGCATGAACATTTCGGCAGCAGTGTCGGGATACTGGGGCGGGATTACCAGCCAGGGTAATGTACTGTACCGGACGCGCGCTAACCGTGGCGAGTACACCATGCAGCGCGACTCGTCGGTCAGTAACCTGGGAAAGACCGCGCCCAGAAGGTACGCAGGTGCTGATGTACAAATTTCGTTTCCGAACCGCAAGGGAGAAACAGAGTTCAGGGCTGAGTACATCCGCGGCAGGCAGACCGCCACGCTGAATTCGAGCGAGACGCCCGGCACATACCCTGGCAGCGGCAATGTGAAGGATCCGCTTTACATCCGCAACTTTGATGGCGGCTACTTTTATTTCCTGCAGAACCTGGGAAGCAAAGACCACCTCTTTGTCCTCAAATACGACTGGTATGATCCCAATACCCGCGTTAAAGGCAGGCAGCTGAATGCTACGGATGGCTTTACCAGGGCAGATCTCCGCTACGACACCGTGGGTATGGGATATGTATATACCGCCAACGAATCACTCAAATTCCTGTTCTACTACGACTTCGTGCGCAACGAGAAAACTGCTCTTCAGGGCTATGAAGGTGATGCACCCGACGACGTTTTTACCTGCCGCGTCCAGTATAACTTCTAG
- a CDS encoding NAD(P)-dependent oxidoreductase: protein MKVAVIGATGFVGMHLVQELISRDHKVIAIARNPQKAGGPGVETKVADVNDPDELAAAVAGADAVVSTFNAGWSNPNLYEDFLDGSQAIQEGVRRSGVRRFLFVGGAGSLEIAPGIQLVDTPQFPAEYKSGATAARDYLNILKEETELEWTFLSPAIEMHPGTSGVRKGTYRTSLDTPVFDEHKRSVISAEDLAVAIVDEIEQGNHIRERFTVAY from the coding sequence ATGAAAGTAGCAGTAATTGGTGCGACAGGTTTTGTGGGTATGCACCTGGTACAAGAACTGATTTCACGCGATCACAAAGTGATTGCAATCGCGCGCAATCCCCAGAAAGCCGGGGGACCGGGTGTGGAAACCAAGGTGGCAGATGTAAACGATCCCGACGAGCTGGCGGCTGCCGTGGCCGGTGCGGATGCGGTAGTGAGTACCTTCAATGCGGGATGGAGTAATCCCAATTTGTATGAAGATTTCCTAGATGGTTCCCAGGCAATTCAGGAAGGTGTGAGGCGGTCAGGTGTCAGGCGATTCTTGTTTGTGGGTGGCGCAGGCAGTCTGGAAATTGCGCCGGGCATTCAGCTGGTGGACACTCCTCAATTCCCGGCAGAGTACAAATCAGGTGCAACTGCTGCCCGCGACTACCTGAATATCCTTAAAGAAGAAACTGAACTTGAATGGACGTTTTTGAGTCCGGCTATTGAAATGCATCCGGGTACATCAGGCGTCCGGAAGGGTACATACCGCACCAGTCTGGACACGCCAGTGTTTGACGAGCACAAGCGCAGCGTCATTTCAGCCGAAGATCTGGCCGTGGCAATCGTTGACGAAATTGAACAAGGAAACCACATACGCGAGCGCTTTACAGTTGCTTATTAA
- a CDS encoding SusC/RagA family TonB-linked outer membrane protein: MKKIYPMRAKLCMPVLWALLGSFPVLAQTVKVSGNVTSASDNAALVGISVVVKGTSNGTTSNAAGEYTLTAPTGGTLVFSFVGFEKQEVPIENRSVINVVLKEDDQQLNEVVVTALGVRREKKQLGYSVSEIDGRKMAATNELSPIGALQGRIPGVQIDQGAGGLMGNTKILIRGNSTLGTNNQPIFVVDGVILDNDVYDGSGRDFGNALKNLNMEDFESVSVLKGSAAAALYGTRAINGVILITTKKGTQRRGIGVSVSQTFNMQKPYRGPDFQNEYGGGTVGAFFTDTREPNYKPDESWTTKVFPTNSQGQPYIDRQLNRELENWGPRFAGQQVVDYDGKMTTYQAYPNNYLDAFQTGKGSLTNVAIDGGNERSTFRFSYNRVHSDGINFKNTMQKNAFNLRATQNLNKFLVADVTADYTTTEGANPPQLNLNNYIWTFPRNYDTKYWMRRENYIGYNGGLRNVSDVNEPNRVPGADYWFNIFENDYLQKEQMVRGRLALTATVTDWLKLQIEGNFNNLYTRNESKELGTGTNFTGGRYGLGHSTKETSFMKWLAIFNRQLTKDIDFSGYFGGEAQKYNLSYNYSETNGGLTYPGNFFLANSVQSQISRGGVRTRRAYKSLYASADFGWRDQVFLQATWRSDWSSALTYSNGSGNNFYSYPSVSLSWVFSQTFHNSLPSWISYGKLRGNIAALGGDIDPFVLNPGFSFSGYTNAGGFGDQPMSTYSSGTTLQQNIKPLRKIAKEIGLELKVLNNRLGIDLSVYRDNSRNQPIPISAAMETGVNSILINAGNIQNTGIEIALDATPVKIGAFSWNTTVNFSRNRNKIVELYGDREYYALADESGGGNDLIPYAKVGGTYGVIRTRIAASRFVSDGSVANDPRNGKAILSWRGDARAAFPARSNEWKDVGDINAKFRGGWDNTFNYKRLSLNVLFDAKIGGDMIITSLRYGTHTGIFTNSLKGRDAGHGGIVWTSKYDNKTYDDGIIPDGVFAAGQTITQADGSSADVGGMTFQDAYDKGLVEPTHLPQFNYRYGSFSTAVGDYWIAENSWISLRQVSLGFQVPQSVCEKIKLNTLSVNLVGRDLFYLYNTLPLHFNPASNYSNSTAVQKEIGFIPPMTRTLGVTLRAGF; the protein is encoded by the coding sequence ATGAAGAAAATCTACCCGATGCGCGCAAAGCTGTGCATGCCGGTACTATGGGCATTGCTCGGCAGTTTCCCCGTGCTTGCACAAACCGTAAAAGTTTCCGGAAATGTTACCTCGGCCAGTGACAATGCTGCACTCGTCGGCATTTCTGTAGTGGTGAAAGGTACCAGTAATGGTACTACCTCCAATGCCGCCGGCGAGTACACCCTCACCGCCCCGACCGGAGGTACGCTCGTTTTTTCATTTGTAGGCTTCGAAAAACAAGAGGTGCCGATCGAGAACCGGAGCGTGATCAACGTCGTGCTGAAAGAAGACGATCAGCAGCTGAACGAGGTGGTTGTAACTGCATTGGGCGTACGCCGCGAGAAGAAGCAGCTGGGCTATTCCGTTTCCGAGATTGACGGCCGCAAGATGGCCGCCACCAATGAACTCAGCCCGATCGGTGCATTGCAGGGGCGCATTCCCGGCGTGCAGATCGACCAGGGTGCGGGCGGACTGATGGGCAATACCAAGATCCTCATCCGCGGCAACTCTACGCTCGGCACCAATAACCAGCCCATTTTCGTGGTGGATGGTGTGATCCTCGACAATGACGTATACGATGGCAGCGGCAGGGATTTCGGTAATGCACTGAAGAACCTGAACATGGAGGATTTTGAAAGTGTATCGGTGCTGAAAGGATCTGCTGCGGCGGCATTGTACGGTACGAGAGCTATCAATGGTGTAATCCTGATCACTACCAAGAAGGGTACTCAGCGGAGAGGGATCGGCGTAAGCGTGTCTCAGACTTTCAATATGCAGAAGCCTTACCGCGGGCCCGATTTCCAGAATGAATACGGCGGAGGCACCGTAGGCGCGTTTTTTACAGATACCCGCGAACCGAATTACAAACCGGACGAGAGCTGGACAACAAAAGTATTTCCGACCAACAGCCAGGGACAACCATACATCGACCGCCAGCTGAACCGGGAGCTGGAAAACTGGGGCCCGCGCTTCGCAGGGCAGCAAGTGGTGGATTACGACGGAAAAATGACCACCTACCAGGCCTATCCCAACAATTACCTGGACGCTTTTCAAACGGGAAAAGGCAGTCTGACCAATGTGGCGATCGACGGCGGAAACGAGCGCTCCACCTTCCGGTTCTCGTACAACCGCGTGCATTCCGACGGGATCAACTTCAAGAATACGATGCAGAAAAATGCATTCAACCTGAGGGCTACGCAGAACCTGAACAAATTTCTGGTAGCGGACGTCACCGCGGACTATACGACAACCGAAGGTGCTAACCCGCCTCAGCTCAACCTCAACAACTACATCTGGACTTTCCCGCGCAACTACGATACCAAGTACTGGATGCGGCGCGAAAATTACATCGGATACAATGGCGGACTCCGGAATGTGAGCGATGTGAACGAGCCCAACCGCGTGCCGGGTGCCGATTACTGGTTCAACATATTTGAAAACGACTACCTGCAGAAGGAGCAGATGGTACGTGGCCGACTGGCACTTACCGCCACCGTGACCGACTGGCTGAAATTACAGATCGAAGGTAATTTCAATAACCTGTATACCCGGAATGAAAGCAAGGAGCTGGGTACCGGAACCAACTTTACCGGGGGAAGGTACGGTCTGGGGCATTCAACCAAGGAAACCAGCTTTATGAAGTGGCTTGCGATTTTTAACAGGCAGCTCACCAAAGACATTGATTTCAGCGGTTACTTCGGCGGGGAAGCGCAGAAATACAATTTGTCGTACAACTACTCGGAAACCAATGGAGGGCTCACCTATCCGGGTAACTTCTTTCTGGCTAACTCAGTGCAGTCACAGATCTCGCGGGGCGGCGTGCGTACCCGGAGAGCGTACAAATCACTCTACGCCAGTGCTGACTTTGGCTGGCGCGACCAGGTTTTCCTCCAAGCCACCTGGCGTAGTGACTGGTCGTCGGCCCTCACCTACTCCAATGGCAGCGGTAATAACTTTTACAGCTATCCTTCTGTGAGCCTGTCGTGGGTATTTTCCCAGACCTTCCACAATTCGCTCCCTTCCTGGATCAGTTATGGAAAGCTACGGGGGAACATTGCAGCCCTGGGCGGAGACATTGATCCCTTTGTACTGAATCCCGGATTTTCATTCAGCGGGTACACCAATGCAGGCGGCTTCGGCGACCAGCCGATGTCGACTTACAGTTCGGGTACCACCTTGCAGCAGAACATCAAGCCTTTACGTAAAATTGCCAAGGAAATCGGGCTTGAACTGAAAGTGCTGAACAACCGTCTGGGCATTGACCTATCTGTATACCGCGACAATTCCCGCAACCAGCCCATCCCGATTTCGGCGGCCATGGAAACGGGTGTGAACAGCATCCTGATCAATGCGGGTAATATCCAGAATACGGGCATTGAGATTGCGCTGGATGCTACGCCGGTCAAGATAGGTGCATTCAGCTGGAACACGACAGTTAATTTCTCCCGCAACCGCAACAAGATCGTCGAGCTCTATGGCGATCGCGAGTACTATGCACTGGCCGATGAATCGGGCGGTGGGAATGACCTTATTCCATATGCCAAAGTGGGTGGTACCTACGGCGTAATCCGCACGCGCATTGCGGCAAGCCGGTTTGTGTCCGACGGCAGTGTTGCCAATGATCCGCGAAATGGCAAGGCGATCCTGTCGTGGCGGGGCGATGCGCGCGCTGCTTTCCCGGCACGCAGCAATGAATGGAAGGACGTGGGTGATATCAATGCAAAGTTCAGAGGCGGGTGGGACAATACTTTTAACTATAAAAGATTGTCGCTGAATGTGCTGTTTGATGCCAAGATCGGAGGCGATATGATCATTACCTCCCTGCGGTATGGCACCCACACAGGCATATTCACCAATTCACTCAAAGGCCGTGATGCCGGGCACGGAGGAATTGTGTGGACGAGCAAATACGACAACAAAACCTACGACGACGGCATTATTCCGGACGGGGTGTTTGCGGCCGGACAAACCATTACCCAGGCCGACGGCAGCTCAGCCGATGTTGGCGGAATGACGTTTCAGGATGCGTATGACAAAGGTCTGGTGGAACCTACGCACCTGCCTCAGTTTAATTACCGGTATGGTTCCTTTTCGACGGCCGTGGGCGATTACTGGATTGCAGAAAACTCGTGGATTTCGCTTCGGCAGGTGTCCCTGGGCTTCCAGGTACCGCAGTCGGTTTGTGAGAAGATCAAACTCAATACATTGTCTGTGAACCTCGTGGGGCGTGACCTGTTCTACCTGTATAATACCCTTCCGCTGCATTTCAACCCAGCCTCCAATTACTCTAACAGTACGGCGGTGCAGAAAGAAATCGGTTTTATTCCGCCTATGACGCGTACCCTGGGTGTGACGCTCCGTGCAGGATTCTAG
- a CDS encoding SusD/RagB family nutrient-binding outer membrane lipoprotein, with protein MKNRTYKSWAVRALAATMLLATSCERDFGDINTDPSIVTTPDPRYLFTYSLNSLESYQNTEWIWENLEQLLRFSQHLTTDPYELSTNINSRYGAYYNNILPNLIEIRKQIDLKTDKERYAKMRAVTYVVSALHGLRVTDLNGSIPYSQAIQAREQQNYLPGYDPQKMLYDTWLAELTDAIGVLSGNSEGQETYGNSDIFYHSDWTKWIKLANTLKLRIALRYEGQDKTRTQSIFREVMDNATGAIVEDADQFAYIDPDNGPIGGDIDYRSTRYATRSIITFLKATKDPRLVIYFNPNDLTPAALDSLKKFNQPLPSFISAADPLIRYQGGPADWTIEPNVAQYYKNPLNAGTNKYVVMSTINKNFFAPRRNGGTGTFYDYMVTSAETCFYIAELIAKGYGGTGDDAEEWYKKGITSSLKTMNAIAAAALSTTGLSSTNADAEVAAYLNHPMVKFNGLNDLERIYIQQYLNFMRLPTEAFTFVRRTGYPKNNSAYYPRDPFNELIPRRFWVDEPPLGTNNANWRQAQEEQGFTPNDRTPQTLSTQRLWFDKNNPAFGQGK; from the coding sequence ATGAAAAACAGAACATATAAAAGCTGGGCAGTGCGGGCTTTGGCTGCCACCATGCTCCTGGCTACTTCCTGCGAGCGTGATTTTGGTGATATCAACACTGATCCCAGCATTGTTACCACACCCGATCCCAGGTACCTGTTTACCTACTCGCTCAACAGTCTGGAATCGTACCAGAATACCGAATGGATCTGGGAGAACCTGGAACAGCTGCTTCGCTTTTCGCAGCATCTTACGACGGATCCCTACGAACTGTCAACCAACATCAATTCCCGGTACGGAGCCTACTACAACAATATACTGCCAAACCTCATCGAGATCCGCAAGCAGATCGACCTGAAAACCGATAAGGAACGTTACGCCAAAATGCGGGCGGTGACCTACGTGGTGTCGGCTTTGCACGGGCTGCGCGTTACGGATCTGAACGGCTCCATCCCCTACTCACAGGCGATACAAGCGCGGGAGCAGCAGAACTACCTGCCCGGTTACGATCCGCAAAAGATGTTGTATGATACCTGGCTCGCAGAACTCACCGACGCGATCGGCGTGCTCAGCGGCAACTCCGAAGGTCAGGAAACTTATGGGAACTCGGACATCTTTTACCACAGCGACTGGACCAAGTGGATCAAGCTGGCCAACACGTTGAAACTGCGCATTGCATTGCGGTATGAGGGACAGGATAAAACCCGCACGCAGTCGATCTTCCGGGAAGTAATGGACAATGCGACGGGTGCTATCGTGGAGGATGCGGACCAGTTTGCATACATTGACCCGGACAATGGTCCTATCGGTGGGGACATTGACTACCGGAGTACGCGGTATGCAACCCGCTCCATCATTACATTTCTGAAAGCGACGAAGGATCCGCGCCTTGTCATTTATTTCAACCCCAATGACCTGACGCCTGCTGCACTCGACAGCCTCAAAAAGTTTAATCAGCCACTGCCTTCGTTTATCAGCGCCGCTGACCCATTGATCCGGTATCAGGGCGGTCCTGCCGACTGGACCATCGAGCCGAATGTAGCCCAGTACTATAAGAATCCACTCAATGCGGGCACCAACAAGTATGTGGTGATGTCGACGATCAACAAAAACTTCTTTGCACCGCGCCGCAATGGGGGTACCGGAACGTTTTACGACTACATGGTGACCAGCGCCGAAACCTGTTTTTACATCGCCGAGCTGATTGCCAAAGGCTATGGCGGCACGGGTGACGATGCAGAGGAATGGTATAAAAAAGGAATCACATCGTCACTAAAAACGATGAACGCCATCGCGGCTGCTGCGCTCTCGACCACCGGTCTGAGCAGCACAAATGCGGATGCCGAAGTTGCCGCCTACCTCAATCACCCGATGGTGAAGTTCAATGGGCTCAATGATCTGGAACGGATCTACATTCAGCAGTATCTCAACTTCATGCGGCTGCCGACTGAGGCATTCACGTTTGTGCGGCGGACAGGTTATCCCAAGAACAATTCCGCCTACTATCCGCGCGACCCGTTCAATGAACTCATACCGCGTCGCTTCTGGGTGGACGAACCACCCCTGGGTACCAACAATGCCAACTGGCGGCAGGCACAGGAAGAGCAGGGATTTACACCCAATGACCGTACACCCCAAACGCTGAGTACGCAGCGGCTCTGGTTTGACAAGAACAATCCTGCATTCGGACAGGGCAAATAA